Proteins from a single region of Antechinus flavipes isolate AdamAnt ecotype Samford, QLD, Australia chromosome 2, AdamAnt_v2, whole genome shotgun sequence:
- the LOC127548296 gene encoding barrier-to-autointegration factor-like, with translation MSTSQKHRDFVAEPMGEKSVRCLAGIGEVLGKKLEDRGFDKAYMVLGHFLLLKKNERHFQEWLNDVCGANAKQSRDCIGCLQDWCDAFL, from the coding sequence ATGTCGACCTCCCAGAAACACCGGGACTTCGTGGCCGAGCCCATGGGAGAGAAGTCCGTGAGGTGCCTGGCGGGTATCGGAGAAGTGCTAGGCAAGAAGCTCGAGGACAGGGGTTTCGACAAGGCCTATATGGTTCTAGGCCATTTCCTGCTGCTGAAAAAAAACGAACGCCATTTCCAGGAGTGGCTCAACGACGTGTGCGGAGCTAATGCCAAACAGTCCCGGGATTGCATTGGCTGCCTTCAAGATTGGTGCGACGCCTTCTTGTGA